A genomic stretch from Pararhizobium sp. IMCC21322 includes:
- a CDS encoding GNAT family N-acetyltransferase, with product MTLRTAHKSDASSIAALSIEVWIGTYLKRGINALFADYVLEEFTASKAEALISDPNEFILVSENDEGIDGFIRLSCGNPAPVPGCSNVEISTFYVQPRHHGKGVGKRLLNAALQHCRTNGDESVWLATNAENTPAIAFYLAQGFEHVGETHFRIEDQAYLNNVYSYRFA from the coding sequence ATGACACTTAGAACCGCTCACAAATCAGATGCCTCAAGCATTGCCGCCCTGTCGATTGAGGTTTGGATAGGCACCTATCTAAAGCGCGGCATCAACGCTTTGTTTGCGGACTATGTGTTGGAGGAATTCACCGCATCCAAGGCTGAGGCGCTGATATCTGATCCCAATGAGTTCATTCTTGTGTCTGAAAATGACGAAGGTATTGACGGCTTTATACGCTTGTCTTGCGGGAACCCGGCGCCCGTCCCGGGGTGTTCAAACGTCGAAATATCTACCTTCTATGTGCAGCCGCGTCATCATGGCAAAGGGGTTGGAAAGCGATTGTTAAATGCAGCGCTCCAGCATTGCCGTACAAACGGGGATGAGTCTGTTTGGCTTGCGACCAACGCTGAGAACACGCCAGCAATTGCGTTTTATCTCGCGCAAGGTTTTGAACATGTCGGAGAGACCCACTTTCGCATCGAAGATCAGGCCTACTTGAACAACGTTTATTCCTACCGCTTTGCGTGA
- a CDS encoding MBL fold metallo-hydrolase: MSLRFTILGSGSSPGVPRIGNEWGACDPDNPKNRRRRCSLLVEKRSKDGVTRIIIDTGPDFREQCLSQNIDWADAVLYTHAHADHVHGIDDLRAFVINRRQRVHIYADRVTLDRLHAGFDYCFNTPTGSSYPPILVAHEIAHGETLSIDGPGGIIDILPFKQIHGDILSFGFRIGDLAYSSDISALPSESAALLSGLSHWIVDALRYDPHPSHFSLREALEAIEQIGPKQAVLTHMHIDLDYETVRQETPEYVEPAYDGWFCDI, from the coding sequence ATGAGCCTGCGCTTTACCATTCTGGGCAGCGGATCATCGCCCGGCGTGCCACGCATTGGAAATGAATGGGGTGCATGTGATCCGGACAATCCAAAGAACCGCCGGCGGCGCTGTAGTCTGCTTGTGGAGAAACGCAGCAAAGATGGCGTGACGCGCATCATCATCGACACGGGTCCGGATTTTCGCGAACAATGCCTGTCGCAAAATATCGATTGGGCTGATGCGGTGCTGTACACGCACGCGCATGCCGATCACGTCCACGGCATTGATGATTTGCGCGCATTCGTAATCAACCGACGCCAGCGCGTCCATATCTATGCTGATCGCGTGACGCTGGATCGGCTGCATGCTGGATTTGACTATTGCTTCAATACGCCGACAGGCTCGTCTTATCCACCCATTCTTGTGGCGCATGAAATTGCACATGGCGAGACGCTGTCCATTGATGGTCCTGGCGGCATCATCGACATTCTACCGTTTAAACAGATACATGGTGACATTCTCTCATTCGGTTTTCGAATTGGTGACTTGGCTTATTCATCTGACATCAGCGCATTGCCGTCAGAGAGCGCCGCGCTGCTATCCGGACTGTCTCACTGGATTGTCGACGCGCTGCGCTACGATCCGCATCCCAGTCATTTCTCACTGCGCGAGGCGCTTGAGGCTATCGAACAGATTGGCCCCAAGCAGGCTGTATTGACCCATATGCACATCGATCTCGATTATGAGACAGTGCGTCAGGAAACCCCGGAATACGTGGAACCCGCCTATGATGGCTGGTTTTGTGACATATAA
- a CDS encoding TatD family hydrolase, translating into MLIDSHCHLDFPDFADQLEDVVARARDRGVQRIITICTRVEKFEQVLAVAEKFDDVFCSVGTHPHNADEELHITTDRLVELSAHPKVVAIGEAGLDYHYDKSAREAQKQSFIAHIAAARITELPLVIHARSADADMIDILKKETEIGSFPAVLHCFSSGAGLAKIGVELGLYVSFSGIATFKNAQDIRDIARDVPSDRILVETDAPYLAPVPHRGRTNEPSYVADTAASLAETLNLDVSEFIEQTGANAFRLFKKLPKVL; encoded by the coding sequence ATGCTGATTGACAGTCATTGCCACCTGGACTTTCCCGATTTCGCAGATCAATTGGAGGATGTGGTCGCGCGCGCGCGGGACCGTGGTGTTCAGCGCATTATCACGATCTGCACGCGTGTCGAAAAATTCGAACAAGTGCTTGCTGTTGCAGAGAAATTTGACGATGTGTTCTGTTCCGTCGGGACCCATCCGCATAATGCGGATGAAGAATTGCATATCACCACAGATCGTCTGGTTGAATTGTCCGCGCATCCAAAGGTGGTGGCAATCGGGGAGGCGGGGCTCGACTACCATTACGACAAGAGTGCCCGTGAAGCTCAAAAACAGAGCTTTATCGCGCATATTGCCGCTGCACGTATCACCGAATTGCCTCTGGTTATCCACGCGCGGTCAGCGGATGCCGACATGATAGACATTTTGAAGAAAGAGACGGAAATCGGTTCGTTTCCGGCTGTTCTGCATTGCTTTTCATCAGGCGCAGGCCTGGCCAAGATTGGCGTTGAACTGGGTCTTTATGTATCGTTTTCGGGCATTGCGACCTTCAAAAACGCTCAGGATATCCGCGATATTGCACGCGATGTGCCGTCTGATCGCATTCTGGTTGAGACAGATGCGCCATATCTGGCGCCGGTGCCGCATCGTGGCCGCACGAATGAGCCGTCCTATGTGGCCGATACAGCTGCGTCACTGGCGGAGACGCTTAATCTGGATGTGTCAGAATTTATTGAGCAGACTGGAGCCAATGCATTCCGGCTGTTCAAAAAACTGCCGAAGGTCTTATGA
- the metG gene encoding methionine--tRNA ligase — MSQKTFYITTAISYPNGAPHIGHAYELIATDAMARFKRLDGYDTFFLTGVDEHGLKMLKTARDLGISTQELADRNTARFQEMAVALNASNDDYLRTSEPRHHAASVEIWKRMAAAGDIYKNTYSGWYSVRDEAYYGEDEITTNEDGVKLGGQGTPVEWVEEDSYFFKLSAYQDRLLAYFEANPDFIGPDERRNEIISFVKSGLRDLSISRTTFDWGVKVPDDPEHVMYVWVDALTNYLTATGFPDENAERARFWPADVHVIGKDIIRFHAVYWPAFLMSAGLPLPKRVYAHGFLFNRGEKMSKSVGNVVDPISLVEAYGLDALRYFLLREVPFGRDGSYSHDAIVARMNADLANDLGNLAQRSLSMVFKNLDGLLEAPAQYSDEDTAILEQARALLPLCRDAMDVQAPHNALNAIWAVVSEANRYFAAQEPWALKKTDPQRMATVLFVTAEIVRRVAILAQPFMPESSAKLLDVLCVPEDGRDFAALAPDQILASGTQIDKPEGVFPRFVEAASES; from the coding sequence ATGAGTCAAAAGACGTTCTACATCACGACAGCAATTTCCTATCCCAATGGCGCGCCCCATATCGGGCATGCCTATGAGTTGATTGCGACCGATGCCATGGCGCGCTTCAAGCGCCTTGATGGCTACGACACGTTTTTTCTGACCGGCGTTGATGAGCACGGGTTGAAAATGCTGAAAACGGCGCGAGATCTGGGCATCTCCACACAGGAGCTTGCCGACCGCAATACAGCCCGTTTTCAGGAGATGGCGGTGGCGTTGAATGCGTCCAATGACGATTATCTGCGCACGTCTGAACCTCGGCACCATGCGGCCAGTGTTGAAATTTGGAAGCGCATGGCCGCAGCTGGTGACATCTACAAAAACACCTATTCCGGTTGGTACTCCGTTCGTGATGAAGCCTATTATGGTGAAGATGAAATCACCACAAATGAAGACGGCGTCAAGCTGGGCGGGCAGGGCACGCCGGTGGAGTGGGTGGAGGAAGACAGTTATTTCTTCAAACTATCCGCCTATCAGGACCGCCTGCTGGCCTATTTTGAGGCCAATCCGGATTTTATCGGACCGGATGAGCGCCGCAACGAAATCATCAGCTTTGTTAAATCGGGCCTGCGGGATTTGTCGATTTCACGGACAACGTTTGACTGGGGTGTAAAGGTTCCGGATGATCCTGAACATGTCATGTATGTCTGGGTTGATGCGCTGACCAATTATCTGACAGCAACCGGGTTTCCGGATGAGAACGCGGAAAGAGCCAGGTTCTGGCCGGCCGATGTGCATGTGATTGGGAAAGATATCATTCGCTTTCACGCGGTGTACTGGCCAGCATTCCTGATGTCTGCCGGTCTGCCATTGCCGAAACGGGTTTATGCACATGGCTTCCTGTTTAATCGCGGGGAGAAAATGTCGAAATCGGTTGGCAATGTGGTTGATCCCATTTCTCTGGTCGAAGCTTATGGTCTTGATGCCTTGCGCTATTTTCTGCTGCGTGAAGTCCCATTCGGGCGTGATGGCAGCTATAGCCATGACGCAATTGTTGCGCGGATGAACGCTGATCTGGCCAATGATCTGGGCAATCTGGCTCAGCGCTCCTTGTCCATGGTGTTCAAGAATTTGGACGGGTTGCTGGAAGCACCAGCACAATACTCTGACGAAGACACGGCCATTCTGGAGCAGGCGAGGGCTCTCCTGCCGCTGTGTCGGGATGCCATGGACGTGCAGGCGCCGCACAATGCGCTCAATGCCATTTGGGCTGTGGTGAGTGAGGCCAACCGATATTTCGCGGCTCAGGAACCCTGGGCACTGAAAAAGACCGATCCGCAACGTATGGCGACGGTTTTGTTTGTAACTGCCGAGATTGTGCGACGCGTTGCCATTCTGGCGCAGCCCTTTATGCCTGAATCCTCGGCCAAGCTGCTGGATGTCTTGTGTGTGCCCGAAGATGGACGCGACTTTGCAGCCTTGGCACCGGATCAAATTCTGGCCAGCGGTACGCAGATCGACAAGCCGGAAGGTGTGTTTCCACGATTTGTTGAAGCGGCATCCGAGAGCTGA
- a CDS encoding DNA polymerase III subunit delta', with translation MSVVEDYDRILQPRATQGLVGAEKLQSVFLDALGHGRLHHAWLIGGPDSCGKATFAYQVAKFLLDHQFAVWDAAPKVQDLSVSPDSRAAAKISAGSHSDLLLLSRRWDADNKRMTAGIPVNDVRRLTQFLGSTAGEGGWRIVIVDKVDDMAPAAANALLKSLEEPPSNCLFLLISDNIQRLLPTIRSRCRKSMLSRPTDTEMATIVKAQMEEFDAAEFALVEGLADGRVRYAMDLMATDHGDLRHDMQARLDEPPGDLKNLHALADALCLRGRDALFAEFLERARLFVHNRAKAMAGQGAANPWIDVWDVLDRQQRETETYNLDKKQLILNLFALLNKAKHAAALLPA, from the coding sequence ATGTCCGTTGTTGAAGATTATGATCGAATATTGCAGCCACGCGCGACGCAGGGTCTTGTCGGGGCAGAAAAGCTGCAAAGCGTGTTTCTGGACGCGCTCGGTCACGGCAGATTGCACCATGCCTGGTTGATTGGCGGCCCGGACAGTTGCGGCAAGGCGACCTTTGCCTATCAGGTTGCCAAGTTTTTGCTGGACCATCAATTTGCCGTCTGGGACGCGGCGCCAAAAGTTCAGGATTTATCGGTTTCTCCAGACAGTCGGGCTGCGGCTAAAATCAGCGCCGGATCGCACTCTGATCTGCTCCTTTTGTCGCGTCGATGGGATGCGGATAACAAGCGTATGACAGCCGGTATACCGGTGAATGATGTGCGCCGGTTAACCCAGTTTCTGGGGTCAACAGCAGGTGAGGGTGGCTGGCGCATTGTCATTGTCGACAAGGTGGATGACATGGCACCTGCTGCTGCAAATGCGCTTTTGAAATCACTTGAGGAACCACCCTCTAATTGTCTGTTTCTATTGATTTCTGATAATATTCAACGGCTGCTTCCAACAATTAGGTCCAGATGCCGAAAATCCATGCTCTCGCGGCCAACCGACACTGAGATGGCGACTATCGTGAAAGCGCAAATGGAGGAATTCGACGCGGCTGAATTTGCGCTGGTTGAAGGGCTGGCAGATGGACGTGTGCGCTATGCGATGGATCTTATGGCAACAGACCATGGTGATCTGCGGCACGACATGCAAGCGCGTCTTGATGAGCCTCCGGGTGATCTGAAAAATCTGCATGCGCTGGCGGATGCTCTGTGCCTGCGGGGGCGTGATGCGTTGTTCGCGGAGTTTTTGGAACGCGCCCGGCTTTTTGTGCATAATCGTGCCAAAGCCATGGCCGGGCAGGGCGCTGCAAACCCGTGGATTGATGTTTGGGACGTGCTGGATCGGCAACAGCGTGAGACTGAGACCTATAATCTGGACAAGAAACAGTTGATCCTGAACCTGTTTGCGCTACTAAACAAAGCCAAACATGCTGCGGCCCTTTTGCCAGCTTAA
- the gyrA gene encoding DNA gyrase subunit A produces MKRSYLDYAMSVIVSRALPDVRDGLKPVHRRILYAMHGMGLEHNKPYRKSAGVVGEVMGKYHPHGDSAIYDALVRMAQEFSMRLPLVDGQGNFGSVDGDPPAAMRYTECRMEKAAQYLLADIEKDTVDFQENYDGREREPVVMPSRFPNLLANGAGGIAVGMATNIPPHNLGEVINSCIALIDDPEITLSGIMEHMPGPDFPTGGMILGRAGIRSAFETGRGSVIMRGKVATEMVRKDREALIITEIPYQVNKATMIEKIADLVREKRVEGISDIRDESDRDGMRVVVELKRDAVADVVLNQIYRFSPLQGSFGCNMVALNGGKPEQMTLLDMLRAFVAFREVVVSRRTKFLLNKARDRAHVLVGLAIAVANIDMVIALIRAAPDPATARAQLLEKSWPARDIEPLIRLIDDPRHRVQEDGTYTLSEEQARAILELRLQRLTGIGQEEISDELNKLGDEIKEYLEILGSRLRIMTIIKDELQESHELFATPRRTEILDGGAELEDEDLIQREDMVITVSHTGYIKRVPLATYRAQRRGGKGRSGMSTKDEDFVTRLFVANTHTPLLFFSSRGIVYKLKAWRLPIGSPQSRGKALINILPLQQDETITTIMPLPEDEESWAQLDVMFATSRGTIRRNKLSDFVQVNRNGKIAMKLDEGDAIVGVETCSADDDVLLTSLKGQCIRFRVQDVRVFTGRNSVGVRGINMASGDTVIAMSILRHFEATPAERTAFIKKSRMLRGIEEEGASTEVPDDEAEAVTGPDETVLDDAKFEAMLEAEQVILAISENGYGKRSSSFEYRVSGRGGKGIAAMSMSDRNGALAASFRVDAGDEIMLVTNGGQLIRCPIDGIRLAGRSTQGVTVFNTAKDEIVVSVERISEIEGDDEDDGEDAEGNGSEVIEPGDAQASSDGADAEAADSDTSEAGSSDTDTSDT; encoded by the coding sequence ATGAAGCGGTCCTATCTCGATTACGCAATGAGCGTGATCGTCAGCCGCGCCTTGCCAGATGTGCGTGACGGTTTGAAGCCTGTGCATCGGCGCATCCTGTATGCCATGCATGGAATGGGTCTTGAACACAACAAACCGTATCGTAAATCTGCCGGTGTTGTGGGTGAGGTGATGGGTAAGTATCACCCCCATGGTGACAGCGCGATTTATGACGCGCTGGTGCGTATGGCCCAGGAATTCTCCATGCGTCTGCCACTTGTGGACGGGCAGGGCAATTTTGGCTCTGTCGATGGCGATCCACCTGCTGCCATGCGTTATACGGAATGCCGAATGGAAAAGGCGGCCCAGTATCTGCTTGCGGACATTGAAAAAGACACGGTTGATTTCCAGGAAAACTATGATGGGCGTGAGCGAGAACCGGTTGTCATGCCGTCCCGCTTCCCCAACCTGCTGGCCAACGGAGCCGGCGGCATTGCAGTTGGCATGGCCACCAATATCCCTCCGCATAATCTGGGTGAGGTGATCAATTCCTGTATTGCGCTGATCGATGATCCGGAGATCACGCTGTCTGGCATTATGGAGCATATGCCGGGCCCTGATTTTCCAACCGGCGGCATGATCCTTGGCCGTGCTGGCATCCGCTCCGCATTTGAAACCGGTCGCGGCAGTGTCATCATGCGTGGCAAGGTGGCCACCGAAATGGTGCGCAAGGACCGTGAAGCGCTGATCATCACCGAAATTCCTTATCAGGTGAACAAAGCCACCATGATCGAAAAGATCGCTGATCTGGTGCGCGAAAAGCGTGTCGAGGGCATTTCTGACATACGCGATGAATCTGATCGTGACGGTATGCGGGTTGTTGTTGAACTGAAACGTGATGCGGTTGCTGATGTGGTGTTGAACCAGATCTACCGTTTCTCGCCTTTGCAGGGCTCATTTGGCTGTAACATGGTGGCGCTGAATGGCGGCAAGCCGGAGCAGATGACGCTTCTGGATATGTTGCGCGCATTTGTGGCATTCCGCGAAGTCGTTGTTAGCCGCAGAACCAAGTTTCTGCTGAACAAGGCGCGCGATCGGGCTCATGTTCTGGTGGGTCTGGCCATTGCTGTTGCCAATATCGATATGGTCATCGCGCTTATCCGTGCTGCCCCGGATCCCGCGACTGCGCGGGCTCAATTGCTTGAGAAAAGCTGGCCTGCACGAGACATTGAGCCGCTGATCCGCCTGATTGATGATCCCCGACACCGTGTTCAGGAAGATGGCACCTATACATTGTCGGAAGAACAGGCACGCGCCATTCTGGAGCTGCGTCTGCAGCGTCTGACAGGGATCGGTCAGGAAGAGATTTCTGACGAGCTGAACAAGCTTGGCGACGAGATCAAGGAATATCTTGAAATTCTCGGTTCGCGCCTGCGCATCATGACCATCATCAAGGATGAATTGCAGGAATCGCACGAGCTGTTTGCCACGCCGCGCCGGACAGAAATTCTGGACGGTGGTGCCGAGCTTGAGGATGAAGACCTGATCCAACGTGAGGATATGGTCATCACCGTATCCCACACGGGCTATATCAAGCGTGTGCCATTGGCGACTTATCGGGCGCAGCGACGGGGCGGCAAGGGTCGTTCCGGCATGTCGACCAAAGATGAGGATTTCGTGACACGGCTGTTTGTGGCCAACACCCACACACCGCTGCTGTTCTTCTCCTCACGCGGTATTGTCTACAAGCTGAAAGCCTGGCGTTTGCCTATAGGCAGCCCGCAGTCTCGCGGTAAGGCGCTGATCAATATTCTGCCGTTGCAGCAGGATGAAACCATCACCACAATCATGCCTTTGCCGGAAGATGAAGAGAGCTGGGCACAGTTGGATGTGATGTTTGCCACGTCGCGCGGCACAATTCGTCGCAACAAGCTGTCGGACTTTGTTCAGGTCAACCGAAATGGCAAAATCGCCATGAAGCTGGATGAGGGAGACGCCATTGTCGGCGTTGAAACCTGTTCTGCCGATGATGATGTGCTGCTGACCAGCCTGAAAGGGCAGTGTATTCGCTTTAGAGTGCAAGATGTGCGCGTCTTTACCGGCCGAAACTCGGTCGGGGTGCGCGGTATCAACATGGCGTCTGGCGATACTGTGATCGCGATGTCGATCCTGCGTCATTTCGAGGCAACACCAGCAGAACGCACGGCCTTTATCAAGAAAAGTCGTATGTTGCGCGGGATTGAAGAGGAAGGGGCTTCGACAGAAGTGCCTGATGATGAGGCCGAAGCGGTTACAGGTCCGGACGAGACGGTTCTGGACGACGCCAAGTTTGAAGCCATGCTTGAAGCTGAGCAGGTTATTCTGGCCATATCTGAAAATGGCTATGGCAAGCGCAGTTCTTCCTTTGAATACCGGGTTTCCGGTCGCGGTGGTAAGGGCATTGCTGCGATGAGCATGTCTGACCGAAACGGGGCACTCGCTGCGTCTTTCCGGGTGGATGCGGGTGATGAAATCATGCTCGTCACCAATGGCGGTCAGCTCATTCGCTGCCCGATTGATGGTATCCGTCTCGCGGGCCGATCAACTCAGGGTGTCACGGTGTTCAACACCGCAAAGGACGAAATTGTTGTTTCTGTTGAGCGTATTAGCGAGATTGAAGGCGATGATGAGGACGATGGCGAAGATGCTGAGGGCAATGGTTCTGAAGTGATAGAGCCAGGTGATGCACAAGCTTCTTCCGATGGCGCTGACGCTGAGGCTGCGGATTCTGACACATCAGAGGCCGGTTCTTCAGATACAGACACTTCAGACACATAA
- a CDS encoding MarC family protein, with translation MEFDTLINATVTLLVTIDPIGLAPLFLALTAGMDRATRTQIALRGILISTGLLVMFALAGMTILDLFGITMPAFRIAGGLLLFWLAFEMVYEKRQERKQETTDRAVVSHEEAKHIAVFPLAIPLIAGPGAISATVLLSTEMSSPIERSALIGVILALMVLCMVVFMLAERLDHILGDTGRMVLTRLLGVILAALSVQFVADGILAFMAAPTA, from the coding sequence ATGGAATTTGATACGCTCATAAATGCCACTGTCACATTGCTGGTAACCATTGATCCAATTGGGCTTGCACCGTTGTTTCTGGCGCTCACGGCAGGCATGGACCGCGCCACGCGGACCCAGATTGCCCTGAGAGGCATCCTGATCAGCACAGGCCTTCTGGTGATGTTTGCTCTGGCAGGTATGACCATCCTTGATCTATTCGGCATCACCATGCCGGCGTTTCGCATTGCAGGCGGTCTGCTTCTCTTCTGGCTGGCTTTTGAAATGGTTTATGAAAAACGTCAGGAGCGAAAGCAGGAGACCACGGATCGCGCTGTCGTCAGCCATGAAGAGGCAAAGCACATCGCCGTGTTTCCTCTGGCCATACCGCTGATCGCGGGACCGGGTGCCATCTCGGCAACCGTCCTTTTGTCCACTGAAATGTCATCACCAATAGAGCGTAGTGCCCTGATTGGCGTCATTCTGGCGTTGATGGTTTTGTGTATGGTGGTCTTCATGCTTGCCGAAAGGCTGGATCACATCCTCGGCGATACAGGCCGCATGGTGCTCACTCGGCTGCTGGGCGTCATTCTTGCCGCCTTGTCAGTCCAATTCGTAGCAGATGGCATTTTGGCTTTTATGGCCGCACCAACGGCTTGA
- the ssb gene encoding single-stranded DNA-binding protein, producing MAGSVNKVILVGNLGADPEIRRLNSGDPVVNLRIATSESWRDKNSGERREKTEWHQVVIFNDNLAKVAENYLKKGAKVYLEGQLQTRQWEDQSGQKRYTTEIVLQRYRGELQMLDSRGQGGQDSAGGGYDRGAVSNQSGGNQAGGNQGGGNNFGQSDPMQKGGGSNFADDMDDEIPF from the coding sequence ATGGCTGGCAGTGTCAACAAAGTAATCTTGGTGGGAAATCTGGGTGCAGACCCGGAAATCCGTCGTTTGAACTCCGGCGATCCTGTCGTCAATCTTCGGATTGCCACCAGTGAGAGCTGGCGTGATAAAAACTCCGGTGAGCGTCGTGAAAAAACCGAATGGCACCAGGTCGTCATTTTCAATGATAATCTGGCCAAAGTTGCTGAGAACTATCTGAAGAAGGGCGCGAAAGTCTATCTTGAGGGCCAGCTTCAAACGCGGCAGTGGGAAGATCAATCCGGTCAAAAGCGTTATACGACTGAGATCGTGCTGCAACGCTATCGCGGTGAATTGCAGATGCTCGACTCGCGCGGTCAGGGCGGGCAGGATTCTGCCGGCGGCGGTTATGATCGTGGTGCTGTGAGCAATCAGTCCGGTGGCAACCAGGCTGGCGGCAATCAGGGCGGCGGTAATAATTTCGGGCAATCAGACCCGATGCAGAAGGGCGGCGGTAGCAATTTCGCCGACGATATGGATGATGAGATTCCGTTCTAG